A part of Sulfurimonas sp. HSL-1716 genomic DNA contains:
- the mreC gene encoding rod shape-determining protein MreC yields MNKGLLSFFIIFIALLGGAIYYTNSIQSPFISLSNSIQSAYFNTVESVFNTLDEHFYQQKHIQKLKKQLAEYDNNHLVMQQLSSELNSLYKESNSSIRTHPKVELVRAISYVKFSDINKLWLEMNDFNSSKIYGLVYKDSVAGIVISKDSKPIALLNGDIKSSYAVFVGENNAPGIAHGNNDNTIIVNFIPSWINIKVGDEVISSGLDNLFFRGLKVGKVLSIKRSQGYQSVVVDPYFKSKEPRYFYVITGVQ; encoded by the coding sequence ATGAATAAGGGACTCCTTAGTTTTTTCATAATATTTATAGCACTGCTGGGCGGTGCTATATATTATACGAACAGTATCCAATCTCCTTTTATATCGCTGTCTAATTCCATTCAATCTGCTTACTTCAATACGGTAGAATCCGTTTTCAATACTCTGGATGAACATTTTTATCAGCAAAAACATATCCAAAAATTAAAAAAACAGCTGGCAGAGTATGACAACAATCATCTCGTTATGCAGCAGCTTTCAAGCGAGCTTAACAGTCTCTATAAAGAAAGCAACTCCTCTATACGCACACATCCCAAAGTGGAACTTGTACGCGCGATCTCATACGTTAAATTTTCCGACATTAACAAACTTTGGCTGGAGATGAACGATTTTAACAGTTCAAAAATATACGGGCTGGTCTATAAGGACAGTGTCGCGGGTATCGTCATCTCCAAAGACTCAAAACCTATAGCCCTTTTAAACGGCGATATCAAGAGTTCCTACGCCGTTTTCGTCGGAGAAAACAATGCTCCGGGAATAGCGCATGGGAACAACGACAATACTATCATAGTCAATTTTATACCTTCATGGATAAATATAAAAGTCGGTGACGAAGTGATATCTTCAGGTCTGGACAATCTTTTTTTCAGAGGACTTAAAGTGGGAAAAGTACTCTCCATAAAAAGATCGCAAGGGTATCAAAGCGTAGTAGTCGACCCCTATTTTAAATCAAAAGAACCCAGATATTTTTATGTAATCACCGGGGTTCAATGA
- a CDS encoding MipA/OmpV family protein, with translation MRFFLLLFILFFHLIADDKKTPLFIGAGPYIQTQPYKGADAIIVPSPVIFFDNGIFYVRWTRVGLYLFGNSKDNFNWGISLTAQPRPFGYKSSDSAILEDMNRDSSFEAGPALDVEYKNTFFSAVFFHDILNRSNSYIVRAELGHHLAMGKLDFYPSIMAIYHADKFNNYYYGVRQSEATASRPAYSPSSSIDLAFQTYARYAFTEKWSALLNFRADYLGKEEQNSPIVSDKYMFSGLISLMYRLEL, from the coding sequence ATGAGATTTTTTCTTTTACTTTTTATACTTTTTTTTCATCTCATCGCCGATGACAAAAAAACGCCTCTGTTCATCGGTGCAGGGCCCTATATTCAGACCCAGCCCTATAAAGGCGCAGATGCGATCATCGTTCCCTCTCCCGTTATATTTTTTGACAATGGCATTTTTTACGTGCGATGGACAAGAGTCGGGCTCTATCTTTTTGGTAACTCAAAAGACAACTTCAACTGGGGCATCTCACTGACTGCGCAGCCCAGACCTTTTGGGTATAAATCGAGCGATTCTGCTATCTTGGAGGATATGAACAGAGACAGCAGCTTTGAAGCGGGACCGGCTCTGGATGTGGAGTATAAAAACACTTTTTTCAGTGCCGTTTTTTTCCATGACATCTTAAACAGAAGCAACTCCTATATAGTCAGAGCAGAATTGGGACATCATCTAGCTATGGGAAAACTCGACTTTTATCCGAGCATCATGGCGATCTACCATGCAGATAAGTTTAACAACTATTATTACGGTGTCAGACAAAGCGAAGCGACTGCCTCAAGACCCGCTTATTCACCCTCATCAAGTATCGATCTGGCTTTTCAGACATATGCGAGATACGCCTTTACGGAAAAGTGGTCGGCACTGCTCAATTTTCGCGCCGATTATTTAGGCAAAGAGGAGCAAAACTCTCCTATTGTCTCGGACAAATATATGTTTTCTGGACTGATCTCGCTTATGTATAGATTGGAGCTTTGA